The Nostoc sp. 'Peltigera membranacea cyanobiont' N6 genome contains the following window.
TGGATGCGCGATTTGGATCGCATTAAGCGGCTTTTGCTGGCTAACAAAGACCGGAAAGTGCAATTCGTGATTGCTGGTAAAGCACATCCTAAGGATATTCCCGGTAAAGAACTGATCCGCGATATCAATCACTTTATCCGCGAACAACATTTAGAAAAACAGGTCGTGTTTGTTCCCAATTACGACATTCACATCTCCCGGTTGATGGTTGCGGGTTGCGATATTTGGTTAAATACACCGCGTCGTCCACGAGAAGCCTCTGGTACTAGTGGCATGAAAGCGGCAATGAATGGATTGCCAAATTTAAGTGTACTAGATGGTTGGTGGGATGAAGCTGATTACGTCCGCACGGGCTGGGCAATCGGACATGGAGAGAATTACGACGATCCTAACTACCAAGATGAAGTAGAGGCAAATGCGCTCTACGAGTTGCTTGAGAAGGAAGTTGTACCGCTATTTTACGAACACCGGGATAGTGATGGCTTACCCCGTCCGTGGGTTGCCAAAATGAAGGATGCAATTCGGTTGAATTGTCCCTTCTTTAATACAGCACGGATGGTAGGAGAATATGCTGGGAGAGCTTATTTCCCGGCTAGCGATCGCTATCATACCCTGACAGTTGATAACTATGCCCCAGCGAAAGAACTAGCTGCTTGGAAAGAAAAACTGAGCGGACACTGGTTCAACATCAGAATCAAAGATGTTGACGTATCAGCAGCTTCAGACATTGAGGTTAACCAAACCGTTGCGGTCAAAGCCAAGGTTGACTTAGCAACTTTGAGCAAGGAAGATGTGCAGGTAGAGTTATATCAAGGTGCGATCGATGCCAATGGTGATATTGTCAACGCTGTAACAGTGGTGATGGATTACCAAGGTGAGGATTCACAGCAATTGAGCATTTACACGGGTAATATCACTTATACCGCTTCTGGTTTGCAAGGCTTGTCTTTGCGTGTATTGCCGAAAAATCAAAACCTGGCTAATGCTTATGAACCAAGATTAATTGCTTGGGCAGAATAATAGTGCTAAGTAATTGTTGAATACTCAAGATTAGGCGTTGCTAAACTTAAATTAGCAACGCCTTTTATTATGCGATGCAGTCACACCCAAAAAATAATTATTGCTATAATTCCTCATAATTATAAGGAAAATGTAATTTGACTGGAATAATCACAAAAGTCAGCTTCTTAAGCTTTGAGCGATCCGCACTTTGGAGCTATAAGTACTAATGTCTGCGAATGTGGATTTCTTGGTTTACAAACGTTATACCAATCTGTAATAGCTTTGATTGACAATCAAAATATTAATAGTACACAAAAAATATTTTTACGTAAATTTATCAGCAAATAATGTGAAGAATATGCAAAGATGCGTGTAAAAGCAAAAATAGCTAAGTAAATACAGTAGTATATGGTAAGTGTTTGGTTATTTAGATGTTCTCTATTTTCAAGCTAGACATCTAAACAGAATTGTCCACAAGGGGGGTATAAAAATCTCTTTGCCGATCAAAAGTTGAATGTTTTCTCTTCTAGTAAGACTTAGACGCTGGCAAGAAACCAAATACCAAGTATAAATTCCAGGCATTCAATCGTCAGATTCTTTAATCATCCTTGTTCAATGATTATTACTGAACAAGGATAATTAATTTAGTCTGAAATAACTGATAATCCTAAATACAGACGCTCATTAGTTTGTACAGCGCTTAAGGCTTAGATAGTTTTCAGATAAATTTAGATAGCGTCACGTAAAAGCCATTCTCTGGATTAATCTTTGATGAACATTAGTATTAATTAAAGATGATGTATAAGTATGGCAGAAACTTAAAATCCCGGTTAATTTTTGTGCCCAAAAATAGCAATAAAGTCCATGTTGATAACGTAAGTTACTGAAAAGCTAGATTTAGGTAGATAAAAGTTATGGCAAATATCATTGGAAGCAACGGTAATGATAACCTACTGGGTACTTATCAAGCGGACACAATTAACGGTAAAGCAGGGAACGATACCATCACAGGTAACGGGGGTAACAACACCCTAACTGGTGGCGCTGGCAATGATGAATTTGTTTATGACTACATCATCAATAATATCGATATCATCACCGATTTTGGTGGCGTAGGTAAAGGAACACACCCAACAGCAGCAGTCATTGCCGAAGTTGACACTCTAAATTTTCAGGACGATAGTCGCTTGACTGCCCAAAATATGATCCTGACCCAGAATGGCAACAATCTGGAAATCACCTTTGCAAATGCAGACTACTATCAAGACGACCCTACTCCCAAAGTCATTCTGCAAAACTTTGCCTTGGAAAATCTGGATAACCTCAGCAAATCCACTGGAGCGAGTGTAAACTTGGGCAATATCCTGTTTTATGGGCAAACTACCATCACAGATAGCTTTGATGTTTTTAATGCCAACTCTACCCAAAGTACTATTTTCAATAAGAATACAGTCACCTTCCTTAACGACCTGAATAACAATGTTAACGGCTTTGATAACTCAGATGATGTCATAAATGGTCAGGGGGGTGATGACAAAATCGATGGCAAAAGTGGCAATGACTTACTCAGAGGTGGTGCGGGGAATGACACGCTCATTGGTGGTGCTGGGAATGACACGCTCATTGGTAACACAGGCAATAACTCCATCGCTTATGGTACTGCCGATGATAATTTGAATCTTAACAATTCAAAAGGCAACGATCTGCTCATTGGTGGCGATGGAAATGATTCTCTCTTTGCCTCTGGTGACTACAGCTCGATCCGAGGAGGCGAACTTTTATTTGGCAATTCTATCTCTGGCAATAACACCCTCAATGGTGGCGCTGGTGAGGACATTTTGGATGCTGGTTATTCAACAGGCAATAACATCCTCAATGGTGGTATTGGTGATGATTACTTGGATGCTATTTATTCAACAGGTGATAATCTGCTTTCAGGTGGCGCTGGTAATGATTATCTCTCCGTTTCTAGCCTGCACGACTACGAATTTGGAGAATTTGGGAGAATTTATGGCACTGGCAATAACACGCTCATTGGTGGTGCTGGTGAGGATACCTTAGATGCTAATTATACAACAGGCAATAACATTCTCAAGGGTGGTGCTGGTGATGATTACTTGGATGCTAGTTATACAACAGGCAATAACACCCTCAAGGGTGGTGCTGGTGATGATTACTTGAATGTTAACAATTCAGAAGGCAATAATCTGCTCTTTGGAGGTGATGGCAATGATACCCTCTCTGGGGGCACTAGTGGCAATGATCCCAACGCTCACTTCACTAGTGGCAATAATACGATGGATGGGGGTAAAGGCGATGATTTGTTGTCTGCCGATTACACCTATGTTACCGAAGGAATTACAACAACTTTCAATGCTACTACTAAAACTGGATCGATTACAGCAGGCACAAATCAGGTTAGCTACAAGAATATCGAACGATTAAATATCGTAGGTACAGCCTACAATGACAATCTTGTGGGGAGCAATGGTAATGATACGCTCTCCA
Protein-coding sequences here:
- a CDS encoding beta strand repeat-containing protein, whose product is MANIIGSNGNDNLLGTYQADTINGKAGNDTITGNGGNNTLTGGAGNDEFVYDYIINNIDIITDFGGVGKGTHPTAAVIAEVDTLNFQDDSRLTAQNMILTQNGNNLEITFANADYYQDDPTPKVILQNFALENLDNLSKSTGASVNLGNILFYGQTTITDSFDVFNANSTQSTIFNKNTVTFLNDLNNNVNGFDNSDDVINGQGGDDKIDGKSGNDLLRGGAGNDTLIGGAGNDTLIGNTGNNSIAYGTADDNLNLNNSKGNDLLIGGDGNDSLFASGDYSSIRGGELLFGNSISGNNTLNGGAGEDILDAGYSTGNNILNGGIGDDYLDAIYSTGDNLLSGGAGNDYLSVSSLHDYEFGEFGRIYGTGNNTLIGGAGEDTLDANYTTGNNILKGGAGDDYLDASYTTGNNTLKGGAGDDYLNVNNSEGNNLLFGGDGNDTLSGGTSGNDPNAHFTSGNNTMDGGKGDDLLSADYTYVTEGITTTFNATTKTGSITAGTNQVSYKNIERLNIVGTAYNDNLVGSNGNDTLSTGGGGNDTIDGGKGDDLLSVDYIYATGGITTTFDTSTNIGLITAGTNSVSYKNIEQLSISGTDYDDNIVGSNGNDTLSTGDGGNDTIDGGAGNDYLGVNYYNTNAGITTTFDSTTNIGLITAGTNSVSYKNIEQFNISDTAYDDNIVGSNGNDTFYISNGGNDTIDGGRGNDYLGLDYYDSAAGITTTFDTTTNVGSITAGTNSVTYKNIEQFSIMGTDYNDNIVGNNGNDTIYGDQYGNDTFKGGAGDDYLSVLASSGDKILDGGDGNDILTASNATGNNTLIGGNGDDILTSGAGNDILIGGYGNDSLYGGNTIYAGNPNPTDTFAFNSYNEGVDTIFNFNTNHGQIQVSADGFGGGLSIGSLQTNQFTLGTSATTSNQRFIYNSATGALFFDQDGSAAGFTQVKFAQLSSGLSLTNNNFVVV